A stretch of Paucidesulfovibrio gracilis DSM 16080 DNA encodes these proteins:
- a CDS encoding FAD-dependent oxidoreductase, with the protein MTDHDHHTQDQTGNDQDWFLPKEARDRLQELFKGLEREVLVQVFTAPGLNDAYNEYVEKLLHDLQRINQRIRPEFHGLESEEAQNNNITSSPVLRIAPDRYDIRFTGAPVGEEGRSFLTALLLASRGDSGLSETSRAILGHLDQPRKAQVFVTPTCPYCPGQVLNAFRCAIERPELVSAECVEADEHPELSSKYNVGSVPHTVFNDGEYEQLGLLPEERFALELLGLKNAEELDARTEMDLPEAEPGEYDVVIAGAGPAGLTAAIYAVRSGLNTVVLEQGVIGGQVALTPMVENYPGFTSVPGKTLMEIMTDHARKYATVQEGEGVSDVTSQDGRLLCRTPRGEYSTKALILATGATYRKLGIPGEEEYLGSGVNYCASCDGYLYKSKRVAVVGGGNTALTDALHLKNLGIDVTVIHRRDSFRAQKHLQDSLQREHIPVLWNTVVEEIHGSNGRAHSVTLRDTTTGETRSLDLDGVFIAVGYTPHNELAQSLNLELDSAGFIKVDKQMRTNRKMVYACGDITGGVQQIVTAIGEGSVAAITAFEDITHPNWENAEQQ; encoded by the coding sequence ATGACCGATCATGATCACCACACCCAAGACCAAACAGGCAACGACCAGGATTGGTTTCTGCCCAAGGAGGCCCGCGACCGCCTGCAGGAATTATTCAAGGGGCTGGAGCGGGAGGTCTTGGTACAGGTCTTCACGGCTCCGGGACTCAATGATGCCTATAATGAATACGTGGAAAAGCTGCTGCACGACCTCCAGCGCATTAACCAGCGCATCCGGCCCGAATTCCACGGCCTGGAGAGTGAGGAAGCGCAGAACAACAACATCACCAGCTCCCCGGTACTACGCATCGCACCGGACCGGTACGACATTCGATTCACCGGCGCCCCCGTGGGAGAAGAAGGCCGCTCGTTCCTCACGGCCCTGCTGCTGGCCTCACGCGGGGACAGCGGGCTTTCCGAAACATCCCGGGCCATTCTTGGCCACCTGGACCAGCCGCGCAAAGCCCAGGTCTTTGTCACGCCCACCTGTCCATACTGCCCAGGTCAGGTGCTCAACGCCTTTCGCTGCGCCATTGAACGCCCCGAACTGGTCTCCGCAGAATGCGTGGAAGCGGATGAACATCCCGAACTTTCTTCCAAATACAATGTAGGTTCCGTTCCGCACACCGTGTTTAACGACGGCGAATACGAACAACTCGGGCTTTTGCCTGAGGAACGCTTTGCCCTGGAGCTGCTCGGGCTGAAAAACGCGGAAGAACTGGACGCCCGGACGGAGATGGATCTGCCCGAGGCCGAACCCGGGGAATACGACGTGGTCATTGCGGGGGCCGGCCCTGCCGGTCTTACCGCGGCCATCTACGCTGTGCGCAGCGGGCTGAATACCGTGGTCCTTGAGCAGGGCGTCATCGGCGGACAGGTCGCCCTGACCCCCATGGTGGAAAATTACCCGGGCTTCACCTCGGTGCCGGGCAAGACACTCATGGAGATCATGACCGACCACGCCAGAAAATACGCCACCGTGCAGGAAGGGGAAGGCGTGAGTGATGTGACGTCACAGGACGGCCGTCTGCTCTGCCGCACCCCCAGGGGAGAATATTCGACCAAGGCACTGATTCTGGCCACGGGCGCCACCTATCGTAAACTCGGCATTCCCGGGGAGGAAGAGTATCTCGGTTCGGGCGTCAACTATTGCGCCTCCTGCGACGGATATCTCTATAAAAGCAAGAGAGTAGCCGTGGTGGGCGGCGGCAACACCGCCCTTACCGACGCCCTGCACCTCAAAAACCTGGGCATCGACGTGACCGTGATCCACCGCCGGGACAGCTTCCGCGCCCAGAAGCATCTTCAGGACTCCCTACAGCGCGAACACATCCCCGTGCTCTGGAATACCGTGGTGGAGGAAATCCACGGCAGCAACGGACGCGCCCATAGTGTGACCCTACGCGATACCACAACCGGGGAAACCCGAAGCCTGGACCTGGACGGGGTCTTCATCGCCGTCGGCTACACACCCCACAACGAACTGGCCCAGTCCCTGAACCTGGAGTTGGACAGCGCCGGATTCATCAAGGTGGACAAGCAGATGCGCACAAACCGAAAAATGGTGTACGCCTGCGGCGACATTACGGGCGGCGTCCAGCAAATCGTCACGGCCATAGGAGAAG
- a CDS encoding PAS domain-containing hybrid sensor histidine kinase/response regulator, whose product MRNGTHRPSSSMDTAERMRRLEEENRHLRAQVEESRGYFRLLFERAPLGYQSLDDEGRILDVNQAWLDTLGYERDEVVGKWFGQFLDPDFLQHFEQHFPCFKEQGEIHEVEFLMRRKDGSPVLVSFEGRVGHDKQGRFQQTHCILHDITQRKAAEKRLRESERNYRSFFEQSPSGIYFYELQGNELVLTAGNPAAEQITGIPTNSLLGRTFDQAFPGLEQVSQEFREVLREGRSWQYPRLEYHSPKLHGVYSVAAFPTGPRSMAVLFSDVTHRHDMEQTLRRSNEILARVMDSIPADVFVADAQTYEILFMNKRMRQRFGGNMEGRPCWQAFREQTEPCPTCPLPQMLRKGIPAQRTWEDDNPLDQRRFLNQDTLIRWIDGRLAKIQVATDVTEIRRTQQALVQAEQRYLRLFEAAVMGVFRSTADGRFLNANPALARILGYSSPKNLIKNIQDIARQLYVDPGQRERFQELANRSGMAEQEVRMRRKDGQIIWVSESLRATRQDDGEIVFEGFITDVTERRDMYQRLERAKERAESANLAKTEFLANMSHEIRTPLNGVLGMLQLIQLAELPDDLSEMVTVALNSGRSLLTLLNDILSLSQVESGNLRLHEEDFDLREVVNLVVESLRPQANAKGLRLESRFETPEAEPIRTDPGRLRQVLFNLLGNAIKFTDQGGITLHCSMSREDGVNFLHIAVTDTGIGIPEDQLDRIFESFTQVDGSHTRLHQGAGLGLSIVRRLVRLMGGDVSIHSALDQGTTVRFSIATKTPRGEVKKSEDQSLCHTDARHCGRVLLAEDDRVNRITVERLLQRLGYVTQSVSTGREALRKLKDERFDCILMDVQMPDMDGLEATKQIRSGKSGVNPKKIPILALTAHAMEGDRETFLKAGMNSYLAKPVEMEELRKELKRFSRPGTA is encoded by the coding sequence ATGAGAAACGGCACCCACCGGCCTTCGTCCTCCATGGACACGGCCGAACGGATGCGCCGACTTGAGGAGGAAAATCGGCATCTCCGGGCGCAAGTAGAAGAGTCTCGCGGCTATTTCCGGCTGCTGTTTGAACGCGCTCCCCTGGGCTACCAGTCCCTGGACGACGAAGGCCGGATCCTGGATGTAAACCAGGCCTGGCTGGATACTCTGGGGTACGAACGGGATGAAGTGGTCGGCAAGTGGTTCGGTCAGTTCCTTGATCCCGACTTCCTGCAACATTTTGAACAACATTTCCCATGCTTCAAGGAACAGGGTGAAATCCACGAGGTGGAATTTCTCATGCGCCGCAAGGACGGCAGCCCTGTTCTGGTCTCCTTTGAAGGTCGCGTAGGACACGACAAACAAGGCCGATTCCAGCAGACCCACTGCATCCTGCATGACATCACCCAACGCAAGGCCGCGGAAAAACGCCTGCGTGAAAGCGAACGCAACTACCGCTCTTTCTTCGAGCAAAGCCCCAGCGGTATTTACTTTTATGAGCTGCAAGGCAACGAACTCGTGCTCACGGCGGGCAACCCTGCTGCGGAACAAATTACCGGCATTCCAACGAATTCTCTCCTGGGCCGCACCTTTGACCAGGCATTCCCCGGTCTGGAACAAGTTTCCCAAGAATTTCGTGAAGTACTTCGCGAAGGCAGATCCTGGCAATACCCCCGGCTGGAATATCATTCCCCCAAACTCCACGGGGTCTATTCCGTGGCCGCTTTTCCAACCGGTCCCCGCAGTATGGCCGTGCTCTTCAGCGACGTGACCCATCGGCACGATATGGAACAAACCCTGCGTCGTTCCAATGAAATTCTGGCCAGGGTCATGGACAGCATCCCGGCGGACGTCTTTGTCGCCGACGCGCAGACCTATGAAATTCTGTTCATGAACAAACGCATGCGCCAACGCTTCGGCGGCAACATGGAAGGACGACCCTGTTGGCAGGCATTTCGAGAACAAACCGAGCCATGCCCCACATGTCCACTGCCCCAAATGTTGCGCAAAGGCATCCCCGCGCAACGGACCTGGGAAGACGACAACCCTTTGGATCAAAGACGTTTTTTAAATCAAGACACACTGATTCGCTGGATTGACGGACGGCTGGCCAAAATCCAGGTGGCCACGGATGTGACGGAAATTCGGCGTACGCAACAAGCCCTGGTCCAGGCCGAACAACGCTATCTGCGACTATTCGAGGCCGCGGTCATGGGCGTATTCCGCAGCACCGCGGACGGAAGGTTCCTGAATGCCAATCCTGCGCTGGCCCGCATCCTGGGCTATTCCTCCCCTAAGAATCTGATCAAAAACATTCAGGATATAGCCCGCCAGCTCTATGTGGATCCGGGGCAACGGGAACGATTTCAGGAGCTGGCCAACCGCTCGGGCATGGCGGAGCAGGAAGTGCGGATGCGCCGCAAGGATGGCCAGATCATCTGGGTCAGCGAATCCCTGCGCGCCACCCGGCAGGACGACGGCGAAATCGTGTTCGAAGGATTCATCACGGATGTGACGGAACGCCGGGACATGTATCAACGGCTGGAACGCGCCAAGGAACGGGCCGAGTCCGCCAACCTTGCCAAAACCGAATTTCTGGCCAACATGAGCCATGAAATCCGTACCCCGCTCAACGGCGTGCTGGGCATGCTGCAACTCATCCAGCTCGCCGAACTGCCCGACGACCTGAGCGAGATGGTCACCGTGGCGCTCAATTCCGGGCGCAGCCTGCTCACGCTGCTGAACGACATCCTCAGCCTCTCCCAGGTGGAATCCGGCAACCTTCGCCTGCATGAAGAAGACTTCGACCTGCGGGAAGTGGTCAACCTCGTGGTGGAATCCCTCCGCCCCCAGGCCAACGCCAAAGGCCTTCGCCTGGAAAGCCGGTTTGAAACGCCGGAAGCAGAGCCGATCCGAACCGACCCCGGCCGCCTGCGCCAGGTGCTCTTCAACCTGCTCGGCAACGCCATCAAATTCACGGACCAGGGAGGCATCACCCTGCATTGCTCCATGTCGCGGGAGGACGGCGTCAATTTTTTGCATATTGCTGTGACGGACACAGGCATCGGCATTCCCGAAGACCAGCTCGACCGTATCTTTGAGAGCTTCACCCAGGTGGACGGTTCCCATACCCGACTCCACCAGGGAGCGGGCCTGGGACTTTCCATTGTACGGCGTCTGGTTCGGCTCATGGGCGGCGATGTTTCCATCCACAGCGCCCTGGATCAAGGCACCACCGTGCGGTTCTCCATTGCCACCAAAACGCCCCGGGGCGAGGTGAAAAAAAGTGAGGACCAATCCCTCTGCCACACGGATGCCCGTCACTGCGGACGTGTACTGCTGGCCGAGGACGACAGGGTCAACCGCATCACTGTGGAGCGTCTGCTGCAACGCCTGGGGTATGTGACACAAAGTGTGTCCACAGGGCGGGAAGCCCTGCGAAAGCTCAAGGATGAACGCTTTGACTGCATTCTCATGGACGTACAGATGCCCGACATGGACGGACTGGAAGCCACAAAACAAATTCGTAGTGGCAAGAGCGGAGTGAATCCCAAAAAAATCCCCATCCTCGCGCTCACGGCGCATGCCATGGAAGGGGACCGGGAAACGTTCCTCAAGGCGGGAATGAACAGCTATCTGGCCAAGCCCGTGGAGATGGAGGAGCTACGAAAGGAACTCAAACGGTTCAGCCGTCCCGGAACCGCGTGA
- a CDS encoding LysE family transporter, with product MPDPYLSSLLAGAVLGLSAGAAPGPLLTLVLTETLTQGIRGGIRVAMAPLLTDPPIILLSVLLLAELARFSWALGILSAMGGVVVLHMARQTWTAPMNLPPGVERRSLSLRKGMITNLLNPHPYLFWFGVGAPMLLRDYQEHGVLAPILFLSSFYCCIVGAKVTVALLTARSRAFLRGRAYALLLKILALLLGLFGLFLLRDAWNLVRGLL from the coding sequence ATGCCGGATCCGTATCTTTCCAGCCTGTTGGCCGGAGCCGTTCTCGGTCTTTCCGCCGGAGCCGCTCCCGGACCGCTTCTGACCCTGGTACTCACCGAGACCCTGACACAGGGAATACGCGGCGGGATTCGTGTGGCCATGGCCCCCCTGCTCACGGACCCGCCCATCATTCTGCTCAGCGTTCTGCTGCTGGCCGAACTGGCCCGGTTCTCCTGGGCATTGGGCATTCTCTCGGCCATGGGCGGTGTGGTGGTACTGCACATGGCCAGACAAACCTGGACCGCGCCCATGAACCTGCCCCCCGGAGTGGAACGGCGCTCCCTGTCCCTGCGCAAGGGCATGATCACCAACCTGCTTAATCCCCATCCCTACCTGTTCTGGTTCGGCGTGGGTGCGCCCATGCTGCTGCGCGATTACCAAGAGCACGGCGTTCTCGCCCCGATTCTTTTTCTCTCGTCTTTTTATTGCTGCATCGTGGGAGCCAAGGTGACGGTGGCCCTGCTTACGGCGCGTTCCCGCGCTTTTCTCCGCGGCCGGGCCTATGCCCTGCTGCTCAAAATTCTGGCCCTGCTGCTCGGCCTATTCGGCCTGTTCCTCCTGCGTGACGCCTGGAACTTAGTGCGCGGCCTGCTCTAA
- a CDS encoding PAS domain-containing hybrid sensor histidine kinase/response regulator has product MSAGLSQDLFTLMSALSGLNDQKRIVSTYCATMGEIFPELEFRYLPPESDSTQESAFPLQTVTDEYGVVVVDGPLDDAVAEDELTLVRHSVDLLAVLLEREAQAMQLSACKTAANLSLQHRENGLVLAHERLRETLNAIESHLYVTDAETNEVLFANDCAMRDLGPDIVGRKCWDSLAGRSSPCPNCPLGEQKGNEQPDKPLVWESKAEESQRWFHNQTRQVDWDDGRKVQITLSTDITERKQSENELERWGQIFKHTGMGVSVTDQQYELAMVNPAYARMHGYSPEELVGKQAQELFPEGYHSSLTEHIKLLEQRERYTFEMPRQRKDGSQFPAQIDVTNILAQDGDILYRVANIQDISERKEQEQQILAAKERAEAASRAKDEFLSNMSHEIRTPLNGIFGMLQLAQTAELDPELDEYVTTAMSTARNLKAILDDLLDLSRLEAGKMRLHPGPFALRDCLRTVLGNFSVQAQNKNLRLDSVVHRSVPPTLVGDDARVRQMLFNLVGNAIKFTPKGEVEVSATALPYSTQPGGLNVLLTVRDTGIGIPPEKVDLLFEEFTQMDGSFTRRYGGAGLGLGIVSRIVRMMHGTIAVESEPGTGTSIHLSLPFALEQQECEIGADICQIIKEQPLRILLAEDDRVSVLATRRFLHRLGHSPSTAENGREALEMLRSERFDAVLMDIQMPLLNGLELTRMIRDGEAGENNRDTHIIALTAHVMQEDREAFLDAGMDDYLAKPVDMDALCYALFKAIPKQ; this is encoded by the coding sequence ATGAGCGCCGGCCTCTCCCAGGATTTGTTCACTCTCATGTCCGCCCTTTCCGGCTTAAACGATCAAAAACGCATCGTGTCCACATATTGCGCCACCATGGGGGAAATCTTCCCGGAACTGGAATTCCGCTATCTGCCGCCGGAATCCGATTCCACCCAGGAATCGGCCTTTCCATTGCAAACCGTGACCGACGAATACGGCGTGGTCGTGGTGGACGGTCCCCTGGATGATGCCGTGGCCGAGGACGAACTGACCCTGGTGCGCCACAGTGTGGATCTGCTTGCGGTGCTGCTGGAACGCGAGGCCCAGGCCATGCAGCTTTCCGCATGCAAAACAGCCGCCAACCTCTCCCTGCAACACCGTGAAAACGGCTTGGTACTCGCTCACGAACGGTTGCGTGAAACCCTGAACGCCATTGAAAGCCACCTCTATGTCACGGACGCGGAAACCAACGAAGTGCTCTTTGCCAACGACTGCGCCATGCGCGACTTGGGACCGGACATCGTGGGCCGCAAATGCTGGGACTCCTTGGCGGGTCGGTCTTCCCCCTGCCCGAACTGTCCCCTGGGGGAACAAAAGGGCAACGAGCAACCGGACAAGCCTCTGGTCTGGGAATCCAAAGCAGAAGAATCCCAACGTTGGTTTCACAACCAAACCCGCCAAGTGGATTGGGACGATGGCCGTAAAGTGCAGATCACTCTTTCCACGGACATCACGGAGCGCAAGCAGTCCGAAAACGAATTGGAACGCTGGGGCCAGATCTTCAAACATACGGGCATGGGCGTTTCCGTCACGGACCAGCAATACGAGCTGGCCATGGTCAACCCGGCATACGCCCGAATGCACGGCTACTCCCCCGAAGAACTAGTGGGCAAACAGGCACAGGAGCTGTTCCCCGAAGGCTATCACAGCAGTCTGACCGAACACATCAAACTGCTGGAGCAACGGGAACGCTATACGTTCGAGATGCCCCGACAGCGCAAGGACGGCAGCCAGTTCCCGGCCCAGATCGATGTGACCAACATCCTCGCCCAGGATGGGGATATTCTCTACCGGGTTGCCAACATACAGGATATTTCCGAACGCAAGGAACAGGAGCAGCAGATCCTGGCCGCCAAGGAACGCGCGGAGGCCGCAAGTCGTGCCAAGGATGAATTCCTTTCCAATATGAGTCACGAAATCCGCACCCCGCTGAACGGCATCTTCGGCATGCTCCAACTGGCACAGACCGCGGAACTGGACCCGGAACTGGACGAATACGTGACAACGGCCATGTCCACGGCCCGCAACCTCAAAGCCATTTTGGACGACCTGCTGGACCTTTCCCGTCTGGAAGCGGGCAAAATGCGCCTGCATCCCGGACCGTTCGCCCTGCGCGACTGTCTGCGCACCGTGCTGGGCAATTTTTCCGTCCAGGCGCAAAACAAAAACCTGCGGCTGGATTCCGTCGTACACCGCAGCGTGCCGCCCACCCTGGTGGGGGACGATGCCCGAGTGCGCCAAATGCTCTTCAACCTCGTGGGTAATGCCATCAAATTCACCCCCAAGGGCGAGGTGGAGGTCTCGGCAACGGCATTGCCCTATTCCACCCAACCCGGGGGGCTGAATGTGCTGCTCACGGTCCGCGACACCGGCATCGGCATTCCCCCTGAAAAAGTGGACCTGCTGTTTGAGGAATTCACCCAAATGGACGGCTCCTTCACGCGGCGATACGGCGGGGCCGGCCTGGGACTGGGCATCGTGAGCCGCATCGTGCGGATGATGCACGGGACCATCGCCGTGGAATCGGAACCCGGAACAGGCACCAGCATCCATCTTTCCCTCCCCTTTGCCCTGGAGCAGCAGGAGTGTGAAATCGGTGCAGACATCTGCCAAATCATCAAAGAGCAGCCGCTGCGCATTCTCCTGGCCGAGGATGACAGGGTCAGCGTCCTGGCCACGCGCCGGTTTTTGCATCGGCTGGGGCATTCGCCCAGTACGGCCGAAAACGGCCGTGAAGCCCTGGAAATGCTTCGGAGCGAACGGTTCGACGCCGTGCTCATGGACATTCAGATGCCCCTGCTCAACGGCCTGGAACTGACTCGCATGATCCGTGACGGGGAAGCCGGGGAAAACAACCGGGACACCCACATCATCGCACTCACGGCCCACGTCATGCAGGAGGACCGGGAGGCCTTTCTGGACGCGGGCATGGACGACTATCTGGCCAAGCCCGTGGACATGGACGCGCTCTGCTACGCGCTGTTCAAGGCCATCCCCAAACAATAA
- a CDS encoding hydantoinase/oxoprolinase N-terminal domain-containing protein, with amino-acid sequence MENDFFVAGVDTGGTFTDAVVLGPGGKVLGRAKRPTRHHDLGTGTLEALGEALRQAGGDADRLRRVGVSTTLATNSVVEGRGARVGLFQIGVRKPVRLPVVSVEFVQGGHMVGGREEAPLDVQALVNGVRRFQGHVDAYAVAASGSCFNPNHELVAAKAISMVDPLPVSCAHEVSDLPSHEERLATVALNAGLLPVMEHFLERLRSGLDALGVHAPVSVVCGDGESLTPEQALHRPLSTFAAGPAASALYGAHAALERGHADALVVDVGGTTTDLVTVRGGEVPVRDGGSIIGPWETHVRAVELRTVGIGGDSHVRVEHGAIRVGPRRMRPLALLDDAGSVLDRLAQAEVDRVVLVPEECRDRAESLAGKSPLLRYLLDHGPSTASELTRVLGRNLVELEQRLEELARDRVLVETGFTPSDALHVSGQAAFGDFDSASRGAAIWAERLGLDPKAFAGQVVDVASCGIEDALVEHMLRAELGHDLAGLVRRRRELRTIALELRPRVPVVALGAAGRPLLEEMGRRLGAECIFPREHEVGNAVGAALVAERIARMEPPTPGQSVQEEKQ; translated from the coding sequence ATGGAAAATGATTTTTTTGTTGCCGGAGTGGACACGGGCGGCACCTTTACTGACGCGGTGGTGCTCGGTCCGGGAGGCAAGGTCTTGGGGCGTGCCAAGCGCCCTACCCGGCACCATGATCTGGGGACCGGAACCCTGGAGGCCTTGGGTGAGGCGCTGCGCCAGGCCGGTGGCGATGCAGACCGTCTGCGTCGGGTGGGCGTTTCCACCACTTTGGCCACCAATAGTGTGGTGGAGGGGCGCGGCGCCCGGGTCGGGCTGTTCCAGATCGGTGTCCGCAAGCCTGTGCGGCTTCCGGTGGTTTCGGTGGAGTTTGTCCAAGGCGGTCACATGGTGGGCGGCCGGGAGGAGGCTCCTCTGGACGTGCAGGCGTTGGTGAACGGCGTGCGCCGGTTTCAGGGGCATGTGGATGCCTACGCCGTGGCCGCGTCGGGCAGTTGCTTTAATCCCAACCACGAGCTGGTGGCGGCCAAGGCCATCTCCATGGTGGATCCCCTGCCGGTTTCCTGTGCCCATGAGGTCAGCGACCTGCCGTCCCATGAAGAGCGTCTGGCAACCGTGGCGCTCAATGCCGGGCTGTTGCCCGTGATGGAACATTTCTTGGAGCGACTGCGTTCCGGGCTGGACGCTCTGGGGGTGCATGCCCCGGTGAGCGTGGTTTGCGGTGATGGAGAAAGCCTGACCCCGGAGCAGGCTTTGCACCGCCCCTTGTCCACGTTTGCGGCCGGGCCGGCGGCTTCGGCGCTGTATGGAGCGCATGCGGCCCTGGAACGCGGGCATGCGGACGCCCTGGTGGTGGATGTGGGCGGCACCACCACGGATCTGGTCACCGTGCGCGGCGGCGAGGTGCCGGTGCGAGACGGCGGCTCCATTATTGGTCCGTGGGAAACGCATGTGCGGGCTGTGGAGTTGCGTACCGTGGGCATCGGTGGAGACAGCCATGTCCGGGTGGAGCATGGCGCGATCCGCGTTGGTCCCCGGCGTATGCGGCCTTTGGCCCTGTTGGACGACGCCGGTTCCGTGTTGGATCGCCTGGCCCAGGCCGAAGTGGACCGCGTGGTGCTGGTTCCCGAAGAGTGCCGGGACCGGGCCGAAAGCTTGGCGGGAAAAAGCCCGCTGTTGCGATATTTATTGGATCATGGTCCCAGCACGGCTTCGGAGTTGACCCGTGTGTTGGGACGCAATCTGGTTGAACTGGAACAGCGTCTTGAGGAGCTGGCCCGGGACCGTGTGCTGGTGGAAACCGGATTTACCCCCTCGGATGCGCTGCACGTGAGCGGGCAGGCCGCGTTCGGCGATTTCGATTCAGCGTCCCGTGGGGCGGCCATCTGGGCGGAGCGGCTGGGCCTTGATCCCAAGGCCTTTGCCGGGCAGGTGGTGGACGTTGCCTCCTGCGGGATCGAGGATGCCCTGGTGGAGCACATGCTGCGTGCCGAATTGGGACACGATCTGGCCGGGCTGGTGCGTCGCCGTCGGGAACTGCGGACCATTGCCCTGGAACTGCGTCCCCGGGTGCCGGTGGTGGCGCTCGGGGCGGCCGGGCGTCCGTTGTTGGAGGAAATGGGCCGTCGGTTGGGTGCGGAATGTATTTTTCCCCGGGAGCATGAAGTGGGCAACGCCGTGGGCGCGGCCCTGGTGGCGGAGCGGATCGCCCGCATGGAGCCGCCGACTCCCGGGCAGTCTGTTCAGGAGGAAAAGCAATGA
- a CDS encoding HAD family hydrolase, with product MSTLTLPASTQAVIFDCDGVLVDSWNAGKFFFNSMRQAVGLGPLSPEEEAACFVRTIPESLDMIIPPDRREQADQAWKSFDLNEILDLIRPHEGVADLLERLQNAGKGLAVCTNGGAEQHTILERHGLLGFFDLLITTEDVARGKPWPDGVETILRHFRIRPEQAVYIGDSAVDQRTARNANVPFWAYADPTLEAGAHIRHFADVRLP from the coding sequence ATGTCCACCCTCACCCTCCCCGCATCAACCCAAGCCGTGATCTTCGATTGTGACGGCGTGCTCGTGGATTCCTGGAACGCCGGGAAATTTTTTTTCAACAGCATGCGCCAAGCCGTGGGGCTTGGGCCGCTTTCCCCCGAGGAGGAGGCGGCGTGCTTTGTCCGCACGATTCCCGAAAGCCTGGACATGATCATCCCACCCGACAGGCGCGAGCAGGCGGACCAGGCATGGAAGTCCTTTGATCTGAATGAAATCCTGGATTTGATCCGTCCGCATGAAGGGGTAGCGGACCTCTTGGAACGACTGCAAAATGCGGGAAAAGGTCTGGCGGTCTGCACCAACGGAGGCGCGGAGCAGCACACCATTCTGGAACGTCATGGACTGCTCGGCTTTTTCGACCTGCTGATCACCACCGAGGATGTGGCGCGGGGCAAGCCCTGGCCGGACGGCGTGGAAACCATCCTGCGCCATTTCCGCATCCGGCCGGAACAGGCTGTCTACATCGGTGACTCCGCCGTTGACCAGCGTACCGCACGCAATGCGAACGTTCCGTTCTGGGCCTACGCCGACCCCACCCTGGAAGCCGGAGCGCACATCCGCCACTTTGCGGACGTGCGCCTTCCGTAG